The Triticum urartu cultivar G1812 chromosome 5, Tu2.1, whole genome shotgun sequence genome contains the following window.
TCCAATGCTAGCATAAAAACAGGACTCAAGAATAAATGGTGGGAATATAACCGGGTGTTGGTTGATCCTATCAAATCTTCCCTGCACAATATACTGGGGCTCTTGGTTTCTGTATATTCGATTGTCGTCAGACTGAAAAAAAATGGTGAAATAAAAACTCAAGACTAAACAGTTACAATATTAGCAGATTGTGCTTCAGGAACAAGAAGCTCGACACTTATCCTTGCAAAAGAAAACTTAACACTTGCTAATGCACAACCTTACCTCCTTGAAATTCCAAAGCTGATTGTACAAACAGCTCCCAAATGGTGATCCACAGAGGTTAGGCTGGTTTCTGTAAGCTTCATACCCAACACCAATCTTGTTGCACTCAAGTCCATCTAATGTAAACCGGACTCTCTCCAACAGCATCCACCTGGAAAACTCATCGCCAAGAACTTGCGGTTGACCGTCACCACCAGCCTTCAATATTTCAGATATAGAAGGAAATTATGAAGTCACATGAGAGAAATACATGTATCATAATTTGCTGAATACCTCCCGTGGAGTCACAAGATAGAAGTCTTCAAATGTTGGCATACTATCATGACCAACATAGTCACCAATGAGATTTACCCTCAGAAAGTTATCTTTAGAAACAACTGTTTTATTCTCTGGACTAACAATAACCTCCTGCAGTGTAATGTCAAATTGTTAAAGGCGTACTGCTGTTGCATAAGTGCTTTGCATACTCGAAGTTGAAAACAGCAAACCAGATATAAGAACAGAAAAGTAGTCCTTTGGACGATACTTTGATTTGATAAATAAATAGAATATTGAGAATATTAGTCCTTAAAGGGGTACAAGATCAAACAATGAAAGCGCAGTGAGCCAAGGCTCCCAGACTTGATAGAACTCCAGTTACCAAAGGCATGTGAAAAATATAATATCATCATCAGGAGGATTGTATTTTGCTTGTGCCTATTCGTGCCAACATATTGTCAGCATGTACATAATCATGATAATTTCTTCAAGAGTCTGTATTCTATACTAGCCTTACAAGTAACAGTGCAGAATTTTAGTGTCTACCGTTACAGAAGAGCCTTTCTTTACTTGTACTCTGATGCTGTACCCAGTTGACCTTGTCCCAATTTCAAAAACATGATACCTGTTTATAAGCAATGGAGATACAGTGATACACAGATTTACTCAAATTTTGACCCGAATAATGATAAAAAAAACATGGAATGGTGTGAACAGCATATAAATTTGGCATGAGCATATACTCTCCAAGATTCTacttaaaaataaataaataaactagATCATGTTATGACCGGCCTGGCTTCTTCGATCGTCAGTGATCGGGACCCGGTGTTCACCGGCCATGTCTGGCGCGATCTCTTCCGGTTGGCGGGCGTGAAACTCCGCCTGagcacagccttccatcctcagACGGACGGCCAGTCCGAGGTTGTCAACAAGGTGATTGCCATGTATTTGCGTTGTGTGACAGGTGATCATCCTCGCGCTTGGGTGGACTGGCTCTCATGGGCGGAGTACTGCTACAACACCTCCTTCCACTCCGCCCTGCACGCCACTCCTTTTGAGGTGGTCTATGGCCGACCGCCCCCGGCCATCATTCCGGTTGATTCGGCCACGGCTCGGACAGAGGTGGCGGGTGAGCTTCTGCGGCGCTGGGACGAGATGTTGGCCGAAGTCCGGCAACGCCTTCTTCAGGCTCAGCAGCTGGCCAAGCACTACTACGACGACCACCATCGCGAGGCGGAGTTCGCGGTGGGAGATTGGGTGTGGCTGCGTCTTCTTCACCGCTCTAAGCAGTCACTTCGCAAGCTGGGCCCTCGTTATGCCGGGCCTTTTCCTGTCTTGGAGCGCATCGGGAAGGTGGCTTACCGCCTTCAGCTTCCTGCCGGTGCCTGCATTCACGACGTCTTCCATGTGGGGCTGCTGAAGCCTTTCCGTGGGGAGCCACCTGCGGCCCCTTCGGCGCTGCCTCCCACCTTCGACGGGCGCATCCTTCCGGGACCGGAGAAGGTCTTGAAGGCCCAACTCCGTGGCGGGGTGTGGTACATGCTGATTCAGTGGGCTGGACTTCCGGAGGACGAGGCCACTTGGGAGCAGCGTGATGAGTTCCGCCAACACTATCCAGACTttcagctcgaggacgagctgtttgCGCAGGTGGGGAGAGATGTTATGACCGGCCTGGCTTATGGCCGTAGAAAGCCCACTGGGCAATCTTAGTCCACAAGTTATCTTAGGTTAATTCATATGCAAGTTATCTAGGTTATAAATATATGCTGTAAGACTCTTTTTGAGATTAAGCAATAAGAATATTATCTCTATTGCCCGACTCCCAGAGGAGccggaaccctagccgcccctGCCTCTTGCGCCGCTGCCGCCATCTTCACCTCCCGCGATGGCGCCCAGCCGCCGGCGCGGCCGCTCATCGCCTCGCCCAACCCCCTCCTTCCCTTACTGCTTACGTCCCAGGCCTGGTAGGGTACAAGCTCCTACCAGATCACCATTAATCCCCAAAATGTGAACTGCCTACTTGATGATGttagcaaaggaaaagaaagTACTATGACCGTGTCAGACCGAAATAAGAAGTACAAGATATTAGGATATCGTGCCAATTCAAACTCAACAGGTGGAGTTCTTAAGACAATATTTGTAAATATTACAAAGATATCTCACAATTAATGCCCATACCAATCACCTGGAAAACGTACACAGTGAGCCGTATTAGCTTTGCCTTTAATCATTTTATCAACTGCAAGAAAGATGCATGTGAAAGGTGTGACACAATGTTATACTGAAAATGCAGGAATGCTAAAAAAACAATTTGTTAACTCACAAATTGATCCGCAAGACGAACCAACACGGCGATGAGGCCCACATGGACAACAAACCGGCTAGTGCAATGCAAAGTGTAGAGGAAACATTAGATTTACCGTGAAAAAGAGAGGAAACATTAGAATCATGAGATAATAGATCATAGCTACATGTAAAATACAATAACACAAACTaagggcgtgtttggttgcccgCATTAGGCCCAGCCTGGCCCGCGCGGGAAGAAAGTGGCCCGTTTGGTTGCCTGCGTTCACTGTGTGGCCTGCATCGCATGGAACTTAAAGCACATCCAGGCCAGGCCCAGGGGAAACGCCCGAATCGGCAGTAGCTCATGAGCCTGGCTCGGGCGAGGCAGGGGAGGGCAACACGCTTCTCCCCTCGCGCGAGCAGGGGAGATGGCGCGAGCTCGCCCGCGTCGCTGAAAACTCGGCGGGAGGATTTCGGCTCACCTCCCGCCGAGTCCACCCCTATTTAGCCCCTCCCTCACCGCCCCAACTCCCGCCACCATTCTCCCTCCGTTCGAGCTTTCCCGCCGACGCGCATCGGCACCGACGAGCAGGTAAGCGGCGCATCTTCATCGACCGGCGGTCCACGGCGTCGGCGCACTTCACCGGCCGGCGTTGATCTTCCACGATCGTCCCCCATCGTCCTCGAGCTGCAGCCATGGCCTCTGTGAGTTCAATCCCCCTTTCTCTCTGTTCCTTCTTGCTAGATCTGAGCTGCAGCTAGGGTTTGATCTAGATGCATGGTTCATTAGTGGTCTGATCTGTGAGCTGATATGGTTGATTGCTATGGTGCGGTTGCGATTTGTGGTAGGGCTAGATGTTCAAGCATGTGGTAGGCTAGATTAGTAGTAGAGTTTGAAGTTGAACCTTGTGCTTGTGTTGATTCGTGCTTAGATCTGTGATTTGTAGCTATTGGTGGTCCATTTGTAGCATGCTGTTTGTTGTAGATGTATGTTCCTGCTCATAGATTGTCAGCGATGAAGCATGTGCTTACTATGATAGTGATGAACCATGCACATGTATGCTTCTGCTTTCATGGATTGTCCGGTATGTTGTGTGCTATGCTTACTGTCAATGCGTGCTACGATTGTAGGACATGACCACGCAGACGCAAGATCTTAGTCAGGCCCTTGTCGTGTCCGACAGCCAGTTTGCTCCTTCATTTGTCGAGGACTCGCAGCCTATGTCCGAGATGGCACCTGATTGAGAGGTGTTCGCGTCTGATTCCCTCTATGTGCCAGTAGTGCTCGTTGAGCCAACTACTGCTGCTGTTGCTGCCGCTGCACTCAAGCTAGCAGCAGCAAAGGCAAAGAAGGATGGTAGGTCGAACAACATGAAGTGGCAGCCGTTCATGTCCACGTTCGTGTTGAACAAGATGTGTGAGCTCATCTCTAGTGGAGTTAGGACTGACAAGGGCTTCAAGGAGGTGCACTTGAACACTGTTGCGAAGCATGTGTTTGAGTTCTGTGGGCAAGAGGTGTCTGCCACCCAGGTGTACAACCACCTGAGGAAGTGGAGAAGTCGATGGATCCAAGTGTCCAAGCTGAGAGATCTGAGCGGCGCCTCATGGGATGAGAACACTTGCTCCATAGTTCTGGAGGCAGAGGACTACGCCGACCATGTCGCGGTTAGCTCACAGCCCTCTTCCTTTTCATACTGTCCACCATTGCCTACTCCTAATTGCAACTAACAACACTTGTGTTTCATTTTTAAGACCACCCAAGGGACGCTGAGTTCCTCAACACACCCATACAGAACTACAGCCAGATGCAACACATCTTCTCCTTCGGGCTGGCAACTGGGAAGCATGCCATGGGCTCGGGGGAGCCTCTTGGTTCTCCCATGCCAGACTTCCCTAGGACCCCGGACGTCGAGGTCCTTGATGGCCCTGACAAGCCCACTGCGAAGCCCTTCGACAAGCCATTTGAGCCCGTCCATGATAGGAAGAGGAAGAGAGGAGGCCTGATGGAGTAGATCAATGTCTTTTGCAGCATGACTGAGGCGATGAAGGAGGTGGCAACAGCCATCAGGGAGTGCAAGCCCCTCGGCGTCCACCCTGACCTGTATGGGCTGTCATGACCCAGGGTGGCTTCAACGACGAGGCTCTCATGGCAGCTCTCAGCCACCTGCTTGACAACAAGGCCCAGGGTGTTGGGTTCGTTGCCATGGCCGATGCTCACAAGGTGCtatggctcaggagctggctggGCAAGCACTACTACTAGAGTAGTGCTGCCTGTGAGCGTGCATGATCCCcgacggggatggcgacgacgacgatgatgacgatgacgacgtACATTTTGTGTAGCTAGAGCTCAAAAACTATTTGATGGTCTGTATATTTTGGTGAGGTGGTATATACTAACCCCTCACGCTGATGGTGAACTTGCGGTGGTAGGACGCACCCTCTTTTGGATGTGGTGGTAGGTTAACACCAAGGTAGTGCTAGGAAGAACTTGCTATGACGTATGATCATGCATGCATGCTTTACTTCTTTTCTGCTCCATTGTTGTTTGTGTGCTACTTTGCTTGCTACTTGTGTGCTCCATTGATTTGCTGCTTCAACTCTTGCTCTTGTGCATTGCTAGGGCAAGTGGTATGCCATGTTCATCGGTAAGGTCCCAGGGGTTTATAGTTCATGGGAAGAAGCCAGTGCGCAAGTGGCATCGTATAGCAACAGCACCCATAGAGGGTTCAAGACTAGGCAGGCAGCAGAACAAGCTTACTCCGAGTGGGTGCGAAAGCACGACAGTAGTGTTGACAGTGGCAAGGTTGGAGTTGTCAAGGTGGATCGTCAGTTTGGGCTGAAGCTGAAGAACTTCATCATCTTCGCCCAGTTCATCGCCATTGCTGTGCTGTGGCGTTGGTGTGCTAGGTGTGGGTAAGCTCACCAACTAGGGTACAAGGTAAGCACAACATGTAGGCCGTATGCAACCAAACGCCGTGTTCATGTGCCGCTCGGGCcaatgcaggcaaccaaacaaaGTGCACTTGCGTATTACCTAATGCAGGGATACTacatgcaggcaaccaaacaactTGCAGATGGTGTATTAGGGCCTGTTTTAGCTCAACCAGGCTGGGTTGAGAAGTGTATGCGATGCAGGAACTGTTCACAACAGCAACCAAACATGCCCTAAACGAGTATATGACATGCAGATGCATTCATTGCACAAGCACGTTGAAAAGAACTTCATATGTGCCTttatttttctcaaaaaaaaatcaaTAAAGGGTGGATTTTATTGGTTCAAAATGGAGCATCAAGAGGATACAAACACTATGAGCacacacccggcctctgcatagctAGGATGCACAACAGCCAACACCAACACACGAACACAAAAACACACCGGCACCTAGCAAGTCATATAAGACCAAAGCTATGCGTAGGCGAGGAAAAAAAGGGGGAAAAGCCCCAAAGCCATCAGATCCGCGGTTTATTTGGTCAAAAACTGTTTGGTTCAATAATGCTACTACTCAAGACACTGAGATAATAAAATAAGGATGACAAAGGCCAGTGCGTTTCACCTCTGTCTGCTCAATTACGTGACCGTTCTGATCCCATAACCTAGCCATATTCATGAAATAGACATCATTAGTTTATACGACATTGAAAATATGTATAAAGAAGGATGCAGAAATCGAGGGAAAGTCTGACGATATGAATGGCCATGAGAGTAAATGGTATATGCTACACAAATGTATACGGCAAGGGTTATACTATTGTAATAAACTCGCACCAAAAGTGCTACAACACAGATTATAGCTGTCTAAAACTGAAATGGTGGGTCTGTGATTACGAAGACCTGCCAATTGGAATCCCTCCCAGAAATATTGACGAATGATGATGACAACCTATCAACTGGATCGAGTCCCAAAGTTTTTTTTTTACCTTTCACAAACTCCAACAACATCAGCACCAGCATCTGACTCACATTTATGTGTCTTGGTAAACATTTCCTCTGGTTTATAAGCAACATCCTGAAGAAACAAGCACAGACAATAAATCAGCTCCGAATTCACATGATTTGTTAGAGAGTATAGTGTTACTGGTAGGTAACAGTTGATATCAGTGATACGGCTAACTTTTCAGTGCAACAAGCCGCATATAAAAACAATCAGACAACAAAATGCTAAAAACATTTTCAGATGCAAATGGGGTTGCTATAACAAATGAGGAGATGCAGAACACGTAAGCATAAACGTTCCCACTCTAGCAATATCAGAACATACTGAATGGCATTCCAATATTTCGATAGCTCTAAAACATTTAGGAAACCCGCTTCGTCGACTCCCTGTTTATCTATGATGTGTCCATTCCAAAACCTAGAACACGACATTTCAGCAACGCTACGATACGATAGGGCCGCAAAGTGATGGGAACGGGCAGCATTGTATGATGGCTGGAGGCTGTTTGGCTCTAAGTCTTGAAGTGGAAAGTGGCATCCTATTCCTACTAGCTATTCATAAGAAAAACCAGACTCCGGTCTGCTagtcagggggggggggggggggggggggggggggggggggcacaggCAGAGGGGCTTTACCCTCATGTAGCTGAGGGCGTAGAGCGCGTAGACGGCGGACTTGTTGATGGTGATGACGGGGGGATCCCGCACCGTCTGCATCGCCTGCGCATCGTTCTCCTCGACCTCCACCACCTGCGCCACCAGCGACGACTCGCCGCCGCTCTGAATCGAGCCCCCGAACACACACATCGTCAGTAAAAAAAACAAAACGCACGACTCCATCGGGGCTCGAGAGGAGGATAGGCTTACGGAGCCGCTGGGAACGGCGAGGTTGAGGACGAGCTTGCGGTCGCAGGCGAGGGCGCCGCCGGCCCCCGAGTCCAGGGCACAGCGCTCCAGGCGGGACTTGGAGAGGATCTCCACCCCGACGGCGGGCTCGACCAGGGCGGccgcggcgaggaggaggaacACGGCGTGGTTACCAGGCCGGGAATGAGGGGGACGGGGACGAGGAGCCATCGGCGGTTGCCGTCGCGGTGGCGAAGGGCGAGCGGAGCGGGGTGGGGATGAGTCGCAGCAactgtttttttcttttctttttgagGCTGCAGCAACTGGTGGCGGAACCGCAGGCGCGCGCCTCCGCTTCGAAATGGATGGCGAAAACGTAACCGCTTGCGCGTCATGGGCCCCGAGGCTCTTGGGCTTGCGGTTGTCTCCGGCCCTCCGGGACTCCGGTTCCCCACTAGTTTTTCTTATATAGTTCTCAAACAAAAAAAActagtattttttattttttacccctaaaaactatttttatttttatctcAAAAAATTGGGATCCACACTAGAGACTACATTTAACACCTACAAAAAACTGGAGTCCACATTTTTCTCAAAAACAAAAAACTCTAGATTTCCtaaatagaaaaaaaaactacTTCTCTACACGTCGCCATAGGCCGTCTCCCCGCCTCCAATGCAAAAATTACATAGAAGTTTGTATAAAGAAAACAATAAACATCTCCAAAAAAGGCATCATTACTATTCTTAGGATCGTTTAGACAATTTTACAAAGCAATAAAAAGCAAGTTCCTAGGGGATTTTTCCCCCACAAAAGGTTTTTAGGGATTTTTTTTAGAAGAAAGGCTTTTAGGGATTTTCGGTATGTTCCCTATCAAAAGATAAAACACAGCCACTTGGTACATGGTCTAGGTTCTTCTCGATGAAAATACGGCGCTCTCTAGTCTCTACCATTGGCTGGAGAGCGAAACACTATGAATTCACTTAAAATACCGGACGCCGTGCGGGTTTAGCTAGTAGGTAATCTATATCGTGGAGAAGTCGAAGCCACCGCCCACCAGCCTGCGAGAGTGCGAGAGGCGGCAACGATGACATTCTTGGCGGCATGAATATGCGTGGCTTCTAGTGAGTCCTGACAACGATTTTCTCCCCGTTGTACTC
Protein-coding sequences here:
- the LOC125510210 gene encoding protein HAPLESS 2-like isoform X2, translated to MAPRPRPPHSRPGNHAVFLLLAAAALVEPAVGVEILSKSRLERCALDSGAGGALACDRKLVLNLAVPSGSSGGESSLVAQVVEVEENDAQAMQTVRDPPVITINKSAVYALYALSYMRDVAYKPEEMFTKTHKCESDAGADVVGVCERLWDQNGHVIEQTEPVCCPCGPHRRVGSSCGSIFDKMIKGKANTAHCVRFPGDWYHVFEIGTRSTGYSIRVQVKKGSSVTEVIVSPENKTVVSKDNFLRVNLIGDYVGHDSMPTFEDFYLVTPREAGGDGQPQVLGDEFSRWMLLERVRFTLDGLECNKIGVGYEAYRNQPNLCGSPFGSCLYNQLWNFKESDDNRIYRNQEPQYIVQGRFDRINQHPNAGAHSFSIGITESLNTNLLIELSADDINYVYQRSPGKIIDINVPTFEALSQVGTSKVTIKNIGKLEASYSLTFDCLSGISYVEEQFFIIKPGQVVIRSFYLRSSSDQASKYRCSAILKASDFSELDRAECQFSTTATVLDNGTQIGPPKQHKKGGIRGFVEAIETLWRNTWDSVIDFFTGRSCSTKCTSFLDLSCHIQYICIGWLVMFGLLLTTLPAVAVLLWLLHQKGMFDPLYDYWEDVFGPPEDAHPKHRGGRGHHAHAHTHHHHHHHHHHSKHPHAHKKHSSGAAGQQQHHHHHHVLHRQGGKPDDSEQHRHAAALGVQHRDAGHKHHRHGKAPQRERERAQDREREHRHHHSRAA